A region of Aneurinibacillus sp. REN35 DNA encodes the following proteins:
- a CDS encoding NAD(+)/NADH kinase: MTAIGIVANQQKKNAWLVAEELVRLLEEKQAGVYIDHVVASHIGRLDLALPLEKFHEQVDIIFVLGGDGTLIGLARELAAYPIPILGINMGNLGFLSESEPEDLPHAVDRILSGEYCVEERMMLHTEVLRDGRCVHEAIALNDVGIAKGSFGRMIKCNVYVDDLYVGMYNGDGLIISTPTGSTAYSLSAGGPIVVPYINVILLTPVAPHSLTARPLVLPADEEIHVIVDATHNELGLTIDGQLGFGLEVGDEIIVRRSPYMTSLIKWKKRSFFEVVRKKLQREDE; this comes from the coding sequence TTTATTAGAAGAGAAGCAGGCGGGTGTATACATAGACCACGTGGTAGCGTCCCATATCGGGCGTCTGGATCTAGCGCTGCCGCTTGAGAAGTTTCATGAGCAGGTAGATATTATTTTTGTTTTAGGTGGAGACGGGACGTTAATAGGGCTAGCGAGAGAGCTCGCCGCGTACCCCATTCCGATTCTTGGTATTAATATGGGCAATCTTGGTTTTCTCTCCGAGTCAGAGCCCGAGGATTTACCTCATGCGGTCGACCGTATTTTAAGCGGTGAGTATTGTGTAGAAGAGAGAATGATGCTGCATACGGAAGTGCTGCGTGATGGACGGTGTGTGCATGAAGCGATTGCACTCAATGATGTGGGCATTGCTAAAGGAAGCTTTGGCCGAATGATTAAATGCAACGTATATGTGGATGATCTGTATGTAGGGATGTATAACGGCGATGGCTTGATTATTTCTACTCCTACCGGATCGACTGCGTATTCTCTCTCAGCAGGCGGTCCAATCGTTGTGCCATACATCAACGTCATATTGCTGACACCGGTTGCTCCTCACTCTCTAACGGCACGTCCGCTTGTGCTTCCAGCCGATGAGGAGATTCATGTCATCGTTGATGCTACACATAATGAATTAGGTCTGACAATTGATGGTCAATTAGGATTCGGGCTTGAGGTCGGCGACGAAATCATTGTGCGCCGCTCCCCATATATGACTTCATTGATTAAATGGAAGAAGCGCAGCTTTTTTGAAGTCGTACGCAAAAAGCTGCAGCGTGAGGACGAATAA